A window from Lachnoanaerobaculum umeaense encodes these proteins:
- a CDS encoding glycoside hydrolase family 13 protein: protein MKKAWWKEAIVYQIYPRSFYDSNGDGIGDLNGITSKLDYLKELGIDVIWLSPVYKSPNDDNGYDISDYEDIMTEFGNMEDFDKMLSAAHERGIKIVMDLVVNHTSDEHPWFVESRSSKDNEKRDYYIWKDGKDGKEPTNWGSAFSGPAWKYDEKTDMYYLHLFSVKQPDLNWENPKVRKEVFDMMTRWCEKGIDGFRMDVISLISKPEGYPDAKVVGLYGDMGICANGPKVHDYLKEMNEKVLSKFDIMTVGETAGVTLEEAKKYANSEGNELNMVFQFEHTDLDSGEKFKWSTKPMPLVPLKENLSKWQKGLDGVAWNSLYFCNHDQPRIVSRLGDESDEFRELSAKCIATCLHMMQGTPYVYQGEELGMTNTVFNSVDDFRDLESINAYRELVESGLFTKEDMFPKIAHKSRDNARTPMQWDASENAGFTTGTPWIAINPNYKKINVADQLKREDSVFHYYKKLIRLRKENEIIVYGKYELLIPEDDNIFAYTRSLDGKKLLTVCNFSKTEQKFDFSGYEKAKVLISNYERDIRENSILKPYEAVVLLLDNA from the coding sequence ATGAAGAAAGCATGGTGGAAGGAAGCGATAGTATATCAAATATATCCAAGAAGCTTTTACGATAGCAATGGTGATGGAATAGGTGATCTGAACGGTATTACAAGCAAGCTTGATTATCTTAAAGAATTGGGAATAGATGTAATATGGTTATCTCCGGTATATAAATCTCCAAATGATGACAATGGATATGATATTAGTGATTATGAGGATATAATGACTGAGTTTGGTAATATGGAAGACTTTGATAAGATGCTCTCTGCTGCACATGAGAGAGGAATCAAGATAGTGATGGATCTGGTAGTCAATCATACCTCAGATGAGCATCCATGGTTTGTGGAGAGTCGTAGCTCAAAGGATAATGAAAAGAGAGATTACTATATCTGGAAGGACGGCAAGGACGGCAAGGAACCTACCAACTGGGGCTCCGCATTCTCAGGTCCGGCATGGAAGTATGATGAAAAAACGGATATGTATTATCTACACCTTTTCTCTGTAAAGCAGCCTGATCTTAACTGGGAAAATCCTAAAGTAAGAAAAGAAGTCTTTGATATGATGACAAGGTGGTGTGAAAAGGGAATTGACGGTTTCAGAATGGATGTTATAAGCCTTATTTCAAAACCTGAAGGTTATCCGGATGCAAAGGTAGTTGGACTTTATGGTGATATGGGAATATGTGCAAATGGTCCGAAGGTACATGATTATTTGAAAGAGATGAATGAAAAGGTGCTTTCAAAGTTTGATATTATGACAGTAGGTGAGACTGCAGGAGTTACTCTTGAAGAGGCAAAAAAATATGCAAACAGCGAGGGTAATGAACTTAATATGGTATTCCAGTTTGAGCATACAGATCTTGACAGCGGTGAAAAGTTCAAATGGTCTACAAAGCCGATGCCACTAGTTCCTTTAAAGGAGAATTTGAGCAAATGGCAGAAGGGTCTTGACGGCGTAGCATGGAACAGTCTGTATTTTTGTAACCATGACCAGCCTAGAATTGTATCAAGACTTGGTGATGAGAGTGATGAATTTAGAGAGCTTTCTGCAAAATGTATAGCCACCTGTTTACATATGATGCAGGGTACACCTTATGTATATCAGGGTGAAGAGCTGGGAATGACAAATACGGTATTTAACTCTGTAGATGATTTTAGAGATCTTGAGTCTATCAATGCTTACAGAGAGCTTGTTGAAAGCGGACTCTTTACTAAAGAGGACATGTTCCCTAAGATCGCACATAAGAGCAGGGACAATGCAAGAACACCTATGCAGTGGGATGCAAGCGAGAATGCAGGATTTACTACCGGCACACCTTGGATTGCTATTAATCCTAATTATAAAAAGATCAATGTGGCAGACCAGTTAAAGAGAGAAGATTCTGTATTCCACTATTATAAGAAACTTATAAGACTCAGAAAAGAAAATGAGATCATAGTGTATGGAAAATACGAACTCTTAATTCCGGAAGATGATAATATTTTTGCCTATACCAGAAGTCTGGATGGTAAGAAACTTTTAACAGTATGTAATTTCAGTAAGACAGAGCAAAAGTTTGACTTCTCAGGCTATGAAAAAGCTAAGGTTTTGATATCTAATTATGAGAGGGATATTAGGGAGAATAGTATATTAAAGCCATATGAGGCTGTTGTATTATTACTTGATAATGCATAA
- a CDS encoding carbohydrate ABC transporter permease — protein sequence MNTNKKIIPLAMLVLGAIITVYALILDLTGATGELRGYILILGVILLILGIFKMPHKKHTKIVNMVFLFPMVFTFAVTVIIPFILGIIYSFTDWNGIQVTRFVGFENYITMFKQSDYVYSFVITLIYTVINMILVNVVGFVLALVCSSKMKGTSFFRSAYFLPNLIGGLVLGYVWQFIFNKVFTTIFAGSLSMLTDANLALLSILIVNTWQYAGYIMLIYLTGLQTVPKDVLEASGVDGASTLTTLFKIKIPMIANTFTVCIFLTLVNSFKQFDLNLAITNGAPSRIMGPKIIQATELLALNIYNTAIRKNNYALGQTKAVVFFIILAAVSLTQVAISKKKEIEL from the coding sequence TTGAATACAAATAAAAAAATTATTCCTTTGGCAATGCTGGTTCTTGGAGCAATAATTACAGTTTATGCATTGATTTTAGATCTAACAGGGGCTACAGGGGAGCTTAGAGGATATATACTTATACTGGGTGTTATTTTACTTATATTGGGCATATTTAAAATGCCGCACAAGAAGCATACAAAGATAGTAAATATGGTATTTTTATTCCCAATGGTATTTACCTTTGCGGTGACTGTTATAATTCCGTTTATTTTAGGTATTATTTATTCATTTACAGATTGGAATGGAATACAAGTTACAAGATTTGTAGGATTTGAAAACTACATTACCATGTTTAAACAGTCAGACTATGTATATTCTTTTGTGATTACTCTTATATATACAGTTATAAATATGATTTTGGTTAATGTGGTTGGATTTGTGTTGGCACTTGTATGTTCATCAAAGATGAAAGGTACATCATTTTTTAGATCAGCTTATTTTTTACCAAACCTGATTGGTGGTCTTGTACTTGGTTATGTATGGCAGTTTATATTTAATAAGGTATTTACAACTATATTTGCAGGTTCATTATCTATGCTTACTGATGCAAACCTTGCTCTGCTTTCTATTTTGATAGTAAATACATGGCAATATGCAGGTTACATAATGCTTATTTATTTGACAGGTCTTCAGACTGTGCCAAAGGATGTATTGGAGGCATCCGGAGTTGATGGAGCTTCAACACTTACAACATTATTTAAGATAAAGATACCGATGATTGCCAATACATTCACGGTATGTATATTCCTTACTTTGGTAAACTCATTTAAACAGTTTGACTTAAACCTTGCAATAACTAATGGTGCACCAAGCCGTATTATGGGACCAAAGATTATTCAGGCTACAGAGCTTTTGGCACTCAATATTTACAATACAGCTATCAGAAAGAATAATTATGCATTGGGTCAGACTAAGGCTGTTGTATTCTTTATCATACTTGCAGCAGTATCTTTGACACAGGTTGCAATCAGTAAGAAGAAGGAGATAGAGCTATAA
- a CDS encoding PucR family transcriptional regulator, with the protein MSNDIKNELKKIYKLTGIKLSVENEDEIDISSLKKLSAAYKEKYSNSNLLFNILSGVYPYKEQANAIKALGIKPNTKMRLYLIYIPANLDENITKIITSLYPGKNSEYLCMTDSTHICFLYLGEDNIAHPLLDVIETEGMTGAYIAYSDIFTDATSLSQEYYELNQALTISQIFYSDKKIITPTDLGAGELIYNIPRHVCENFLKNNMCEAIDDESMQLVNIFLRHNLSIAETSRYMHMHRNTLVYRIEQIEKKYGVDIKTFEGASLFNIAILITNFLKVKNNE; encoded by the coding sequence ATGAGTAATGATATTAAAAATGAATTAAAAAAAATATACAAGCTTACCGGTATAAAACTAAGTGTTGAAAATGAAGATGAAATAGATATCTCAAGTTTGAAGAAGCTCTCCGCCGCATATAAGGAAAAATACTCTAACTCAAATCTTCTTTTTAATATACTTAGCGGTGTTTATCCATATAAGGAGCAGGCAAATGCTATAAAAGCTTTGGGCATAAAGCCAAATACCAAAATGCGGCTTTATCTTATATATATACCTGCCAATCTTGATGAAAACATCACAAAGATAATAACTTCCCTCTATCCCGGGAAAAATTCAGAGTATCTTTGTATGACTGATTCTACACATATTTGCTTTCTATATTTAGGAGAGGATAATATAGCACATCCTCTACTAGATGTTATAGAAACCGAAGGGATGACAGGAGCCTATATTGCCTACAGCGATATATTTACAGATGCCACCTCTTTGTCACAGGAATATTATGAACTTAACCAAGCATTGACAATAAGCCAGATCTTTTACTCAGACAAAAAGATAATAACTCCCACTGATTTAGGTGCGGGTGAGCTTATCTATAATATTCCAAGACATGTATGTGAAAATTTTTTAAAAAATAATATGTGTGAAGCCATAGATGATGAGAGTATGCAACTTGTAAATATCTTTCTTCGTCACAATCTAAGTATTGCAGAGACTTCCAGATATATGCATATGCATAGAAATACCTTGGTCTATAGAATAGAGCAAATCGAGAAAAAATATGGTGTTGATATAAAAACCTTTGAGGGGGCCAGTTTATTCAATATAGCCATACTTATTACAAATTTTTTGAAGGTGAAAAATAATGAATGA
- the malQ gene encoding 4-alpha-glucanotransferase — MRKSGILLHISSLPGKYGIGSFGKEAYKFVDKLKEAKQSFWQILPLGPTGYGDSPYQSFSTFAGNPYFIDLETLVEEGLLTKKECESIDFGTNLKKIDFKKLYDGRFELLHKAYERSKVYEDDSFQDFVYENSKWIWDYSLFMALKDYFNGEPFSTWPKDIRDRYNYAINYYREKLYFDIEFYQFLQYKFDVQWKKLKAYANKNGVEIIGDIPIYVAMDSADTWSHPELFQMDEDGKAVAVAGCPPDGFAPDGQLWGNPLYAWGYHRETGFKWWIKRLKKNFEKYDVIRIDHFRGFDEYYSIPAENETAAGGHWEKGPGIELFNKIKERLGDCKLIAEDLGYVTDSVRQLVNDSGYPGMKVLEFAFDSRDTGNANDYLPHNYTRNSVVYTGTHDNETMIGWLDDITEEEYNKVLAYFNVKKSAKNTEVCDAIIRAAMSSVSDTCIIPIQDYLHYDHKYRMNTPSTIGKNWMFRLTEGEIGEDIWKNIKYLTELYGRG, encoded by the coding sequence ATGAGAAAAAGTGGAATATTATTACATATAAGTAGTCTTCCGGGTAAGTATGGCATAGGAAGCTTTGGAAAAGAAGCATATAAATTTGTAGACAAGCTAAAGGAAGCTAAGCAGTCTTTTTGGCAGATATTGCCACTTGGACCTACAGGATATGGAGACTCGCCTTATCAGTCTTTTTCAACATTTGCAGGTAATCCATATTTTATTGATTTGGAGACTTTGGTAGAAGAGGGACTTTTAACAAAGAAAGAATGTGAAAGTATAGATTTTGGAACAAATCTAAAAAAGATAGATTTCAAAAAGCTTTATGATGGAAGATTTGAGCTTTTGCATAAGGCATATGAGAGATCCAAGGTTTATGAGGATGACAGCTTTCAAGATTTTGTCTATGAAAACTCAAAATGGATTTGGGACTATTCTTTGTTTATGGCACTAAAAGACTATTTTAATGGAGAGCCTTTTAGCACTTGGCCAAAGGATATTAGAGACAGATATAACTATGCAATCAATTATTATAGAGAGAAACTCTATTTTGATATTGAGTTCTATCAATTCTTGCAGTACAAGTTTGATGTTCAGTGGAAGAAATTAAAGGCATATGCTAATAAGAATGGCGTAGAGATTATTGGAGATATTCCAATATATGTAGCAATGGACAGTGCAGACACCTGGTCACATCCGGAACTTTTCCAGATGGATGAAGACGGTAAGGCAGTGGCGGTAGCCGGTTGCCCACCTGATGGATTTGCGCCTGACGGACAACTTTGGGGAAATCCACTATATGCTTGGGGATATCACAGGGAAACAGGCTTCAAATGGTGGATAAAGAGATTAAAGAAGAACTTTGAAAAATATGATGTTATTCGTATAGATCATTTTAGAGGATTTGATGAGTATTATTCTATTCCGGCTGAGAATGAGACTGCTGCCGGAGGTCATTGGGAAAAGGGACCGGGCATAGAGCTTTTCAATAAGATTAAGGAGAGGCTGGGTGATTGCAAGCTGATAGCCGAGGACCTAGGGTATGTGACTGATAGTGTAAGACAGCTGGTGAATGATAGCGGTTACCCGGGGATGAAGGTATTGGAGTTTGCATTTGACTCCAGAGATACCGGAAATGCCAACGACTATCTTCCGCACAATTATACAAGAAACAGTGTAGTCTATACCGGAACACATGATAATGAGACAATGATAGGCTGGCTTGATGACATTACAGAGGAAGAGTATAATAAAGTACTTGCATACTTTAATGTAAAGAAGTCAGCAAAGAATACAGAAGTCTGTGATGCTATTATCAGGGCAGCTATGAGCAGTGTTTCAGATACCTGTATTATACCTATACAGGATTATCTGCACTATGACCATAAGTATAGAATGAATACACCATCAACTATCGGCAAGAACTGGATGTTCAGACTTACAGAAGGTGAGATAGGTGAAGATATATGGAAGAATATCAAATATCTAACTGAGTTGTATGGTAGAGGGTGA
- a CDS encoding ABC transporter substrate-binding protein — protein MKKRFLSVAVGVLAVSAMLAGCGSGAAKSDGGADTQKSAAESKSDESKSDTATASGDALRLINGKIEIDAQLKKAAEKFKEKTGQEVVIESLGGGVDIQGQIKSYKAADNMPDIFVIGGDGDYANWTDMVADLSDTEFAKNTDFAYKDKATGKVVGFPYAVEGYGITYNADILEKAGIDPASLKNYDAFKAAFEKLDSMKDELGIQAVASVAAEAGQMYWSTGNHIFGYYYTGGLERGDNKYFDMAMKGELDDARLAEFADMTELLFKYADPQVLVSGTYDDQLALWAQGKTAFITQGNWIDPSLPTYNVTFKAGLLPLAFTKSDMTRILADCPSWWCVYKDGKNVEGAKAFLDFLATDPDAQEILVKEAGMISPYTNSTIEPETPLAVSLKKYVDAGETSSWAWSNMPEGLAQNALGLVFDSFAKGSITKDNFVTMMKSTMADYIANNKK, from the coding sequence ATGAAAAAGAGATTTTTGAGTGTTGCAGTAGGTGTATTGGCTGTATCTGCTATGTTGGCAGGTTGTGGATCAGGTGCTGCAAAGAGTGACGGTGGTGCAGATACTCAAAAGAGTGCTGCAGAGAGCAAATCTGACGAGAGCAAGTCTGACACAGCTACAGCAAGTGGTGATGCACTTAGACTTATAAACGGAAAGATCGAGATTGATGCGCAGTTAAAGAAAGCTGCGGAGAAGTTTAAAGAGAAGACCGGTCAGGAAGTTGTCATCGAGTCACTTGGTGGTGGTGTTGATATTCAAGGTCAGATAAAGAGCTATAAGGCTGCTGACAATATGCCTGATATTTTTGTTATCGGTGGTGACGGAGACTATGCTAACTGGACAGATATGGTAGCAGATCTTAGCGATACTGAGTTTGCAAAGAATACAGACTTTGCTTACAAAGATAAGGCAACAGGTAAGGTAGTAGGTTTCCCATATGCAGTAGAAGGATATGGAATAACATATAATGCAGATATCTTAGAGAAGGCAGGTATCGATCCTGCATCACTTAAGAATTATGATGCTTTCAAAGCTGCTTTTGAGAAGCTTGATAGTATGAAGGATGAGCTTGGTATTCAGGCAGTAGCATCAGTTGCTGCAGAGGCAGGACAGATGTACTGGTCAACAGGTAACCATATATTCGGTTATTACTATACAGGTGGTCTTGAGAGAGGCGACAACAAGTATTTTGATATGGCTATGAAGGGTGAGCTTGATGATGCAAGACTTGCTGAGTTTGCTGATATGACAGAGCTTCTTTTCAAATATGCAGATCCTCAGGTACTTGTTTCAGGAACATATGATGATCAGCTTGCACTTTGGGCACAGGGTAAGACAGCATTCATTACACAGGGTAACTGGATTGATCCTTCACTCCCAACATACAATGTAACATTTAAGGCAGGTCTTTTACCACTTGCTTTCACAAAGTCAGATATGACAAGAATCCTTGCAGATTGCCCATCATGGTGGTGTGTATACAAAGATGGTAAGAATGTAGAGGGTGCTAAGGCATTCCTTGATTTCCTTGCTACAGATCCTGATGCACAGGAGATTCTTGTTAAAGAGGCAGGTATGATTTCACCATATACAAACAGTACAATTGAGCCTGAGACTCCACTTGCAGTTAGCCTTAAGAAGTATGTAGACGCAGGTGAGACATCTTCATGGGCATGGTCAAATATGCCGGAGGGTCTTGCACAAAATGCACTTGGACTTGTATTTGATTCATTTGCAAAGGGAAGTATCACAAAGGATAATTTTGTAACTATGATGAAGTCAACAATGGCTGATTATATAGCAAACAATAAGAAATAA
- a CDS encoding carbohydrate ABC transporter permease yields the protein MKSQKFRNLIGSIIGFIIAFFILCPFFLVVINSAKTSADIVISPITLPKNWGQMFENFKGVINNDNFSYWSSFKSSLIITVVSLILLTLFSSMAAWILSRHHKEGWSNFIFMMFVAAMVIPFQVVMLPILTVFKNIGSFTGIQMLSSYKGVIFAYLGFGGSMSIFVLHGFIKGIPKELEEAAWIDGCSPEGTFFRIILPLLRPVQMTVLILNGLWIWNDYLLPSIMLGLNGKIKTLPIAVSSFVGSYVKQWDLILSAAFLAMIPIVILFLIAQKQIIQGMVDGAIK from the coding sequence ATGAAATCACAAAAGTTTAGAAATTTGATTGGAAGTATTATCGGTTTTATTATTGCATTTTTTATACTATGTCCATTCTTTTTAGTAGTTATAAACTCTGCAAAGACTAGTGCCGATATAGTAATAAGTCCCATAACTCTTCCAAAAAATTGGGGACAGATGTTTGAGAACTTTAAAGGTGTTATAAATAATGATAACTTCAGTTATTGGAGTTCTTTTAAAAGTTCACTTATAATTACAGTAGTGTCACTTATACTTTTAACATTATTTTCATCTATGGCAGCATGGATACTGAGCCGTCATCACAAGGAGGGTTGGTCAAACTTTATATTTATGATGTTCGTAGCGGCAATGGTTATTCCATTCCAGGTAGTTATGCTTCCAATACTTACAGTATTCAAAAATATAGGAAGCTTTACAGGAATACAAATGCTCTCAAGCTATAAGGGTGTAATATTTGCATACCTCGGATTTGGAGGTTCTATGTCAATCTTTGTATTGCATGGTTTTATAAAGGGCATTCCAAAGGAACTTGAAGAAGCGGCTTGGATAGATGGTTGCTCTCCTGAGGGTACTTTCTTTAGAATAATTTTGCCACTACTTCGTCCGGTGCAGATGACAGTACTTATATTGAATGGTCTGTGGATATGGAATGACTACTTGCTTCCATCTATTATGCTTGGACTTAATGGTAAGATTAAGACTTTGCCTATTGCAGTAAGTAGCTTTGTCGGATCATATGTAAAGCAGTGGGATTTGATTCTTAGTGCTGCTTTCCTTGCTATGATTCCTATAGTAATATTATTCTTGATTGCACAAAAGCAAATCATTCAGGGAATGGTAGACGGAGCTATCAAATAA
- a CDS encoding ABC transporter ATP-binding protein has translation MASLSLKNIQKVYPNGFKAVQDFNLEIADKEFIIFVGPSGCGKSTTLRMIAGLEDISGGTLEIDGKVMNDVEPKDRDIAMVFQNYALYPHMSVYDNMAFGLKLRKRPKDEIDKLVREAAKILDLEKLLDRKPKALSGGQRQRVAMGRAIVRNPKVFLMDEPLSNLDAKLRVQMRIEISKLHQRLGATIIYVTHDQTEAMTLGTRIVVMKDGIVQQVDSPENLYNAPRNLFVAGFIGSPQMNFMDAVVENKGEDVYLKVGKHALKLPVTKAHKFKDGAYNGKTVVLGIRPEDMHDSELFINSSPDSVIESDIKVYELLGAEVFLYFDVEGFQMTARVNPRTNLRTGDHAKFALDMEKVHIFDKETELTITN, from the coding sequence ATGGCTAGTTTATCATTAAAGAATATTCAAAAAGTTTATCCAAACGGCTTTAAAGCTGTTCAGGATTTCAATCTTGAAATCGCAGACAAAGAGTTCATCATCTTTGTAGGACCTTCAGGTTGTGGTAAGTCTACAACACTTCGTATGATTGCAGGTCTTGAGGATATCTCAGGAGGTACACTTGAAATCGACGGTAAGGTAATGAATGATGTTGAGCCTAAGGACAGAGATATCGCCATGGTTTTCCAGAACTATGCTCTTTATCCACATATGTCAGTATATGACAATATGGCATTCGGTCTTAAGCTTCGTAAGAGACCAAAAGATGAGATAGATAAGCTTGTTCGTGAGGCTGCAAAAATACTTGACCTTGAGAAGCTTCTTGACAGAAAGCCAAAAGCTCTTTCAGGTGGACAAAGACAGAGAGTTGCAATGGGTCGTGCTATCGTTCGTAATCCTAAGGTATTCCTTATGGATGAGCCGCTTTCAAACCTTGATGCAAAGCTTAGAGTACAGATGCGTATCGAGATCTCAAAGCTTCATCAAAGACTTGGTGCTACTATTATCTACGTTACTCATGACCAGACAGAGGCTATGACACTTGGTACCAGAATCGTTGTTATGAAGGATGGTATAGTACAGCAGGTTGACTCTCCTGAGAACCTTTACAATGCACCTCGCAATCTCTTCGTTGCAGGATTTATCGGTTCACCACAGATGAACTTTATGGATGCGGTTGTTGAAAACAAGGGTGAAGATGTATATCTTAAGGTAGGAAAACATGCTCTTAAACTTCCTGTTACAAAGGCGCATAAGTTCAAAGATGGTGCTTATAATGGCAAGACTGTTGTTCTTGGTATTCGTCCTGAGGATATGCATGATTCAGAGCTCTTTATCAACAGCTCTCCTGACAGCGTTATCGAGTCTGATATCAAAGTTTATGAGCTTCTTGGTGCAGAGGTATTCTTATACTTTGATGTAGAAGGATTCCAAATGACAGCTAGAGTAAATCCTAGAACAAATCTTAGAACAGGTGACCATGCCAAGTTTGCACTTGATATGGAGAAAGTTCATATCTTTGATAAGGAAACAGAGCTTACAATTACAAACTAA